Below is a window of Caballeronia insecticola DNA.
CGCGAGATGCGACCAGTACAGCAGCAGGTCGTCGTAGTCGAGCACGCTTTGCGTCTGCTTGGCGCTCACATACGCGGCGAACAGGCGCTTGAGATCCGCTTCCCACTCGCGGCACCACGGAAACGACTGATCGAGCACCTGAACGAGCGACGCGCCCGTGTTCACGACCCGCGAATAGATCGCGAAGCAGGTCGATTTGGCGGGAAAGCGTTTCTCCTTGCCCGATAAACCGAGTTCATGCCGCACGAGGTTCATGAGATCGGCGGAATCTTCGCGGTCGTTGATCGTGAACGACGGCGCGAGGCCGACGAGATCGGCGTAATCGCGCAACAGCCGGGCGCCGACGCTGTGAAACGTACCCGACCACGTCAGACCCTGCGCGATTGCACTGCGCGTGCCGAGCGCGTTGGCGGCGATACGCGTCACGCGCCGAGTCATTTCGAGCGCCGCGCGGCGCGAGAACGTGAGCAACAGGATGCGATGCGGATCGGCGCCCTTCACCAGCAAATGCGCGACGCGATGCGCGAGCGTGTTGGTCTTGCCCGAGCCCGCGCCCGCGATGACGAGCAGTGGTCCGCCGCAGCGGCCGGGTTCATCGACGCCGAATTCCACCGCCCGGCGCTGCGCCTCGTTCAACCTCGCGAGATAGTCGGCGACCTGTTTCGCGGTGGTCTCGGAAGCGGCGTCGGCGGTGTCGGGAGCGGTGAGCACGGGAAGGAAGCGGCGGGAAAAGAGTGACGCACACTGTATATCCATACAACCCGCGCGTGCAAGTCCTTGGCTCGATTACGGTTTTGGCCCCAAATGCGAACGAGCCCGGTTCATGCGAACCGGGCTCGGTTTGTCACGGGAAAAGCGCGGCTGCGCTTATTGCGCCTTCTTCGCGTTCTTCAGTTTCGCGTCGGCGGCGGCTTCGTTGGCTTCGGACTGCGCCTCGGTCTTCTTCTTGTCGGCCTTGGCCTGCGCGACGGCCGCGTCCTTATTAGCCTCGTCCTGCTTCTTCGCGGCCTTCTGGTCGGCGTGGGTCGGCGCGTCGCTCGTCGTCTGCGCGATCGATGCCGCGCTCATGCTCGCGAACGTCCCCGCGACCAGCGCGGCCAGCAATGCATTCATCTTTCGATTCATGATGTCCTCCCTTCGCGTCTTGCTTTGCAGACGCTTATCAATGCGGCGAGACCGCCGTCGGGCGGCCGCGCAGTTTCATCGGGCTTAGTGTTGCAGGCCCGTGTCCTTCGGCGTGCTCGGTTCGGTCGCGTTCAATTCGGCCTTCGCGGCGTCCTTGTCGGCCTTGCGATTGATCTTCGCGTTCTTCACTTCTTCTTTGTATTGCGCCTTGGCCTGCTGGTTCTGCGCCTTCATCTCGGCCTTCGATGCCTTCTTCGACGCGCGGTATTCCGCGTTCGCCTCCGCGTTCGCGTTACGGCGCTGCACGAGCGGATCGGTCGGCGCGGGCGCCACCAGGTTCTGCGGCGGCGGCGTCATCGGCTGCTGGGCTTGCGGGGCCATCGGCGCGGCACTGCCCGGCGCCATCTGCATCGTCTGCGGTTGCATCGGCTGCGGCTGCGCGGTTTGCGCATAAACGCCCGATGCGGCAAGCGTGGCGATGGCGGAGCCGATCAACAGAATTCGAGCCTTTGTCATGGAGCTAGTCCTCTCTTTAGTTGGCGTCGGCGGGCGCTGAAACGGCGATGAGCGAGCGCGCCACGCGACTTTTGTCGTTCATAAAAGATGACCGAAGCTGCATCGATCAAAAAGTCGGACCAGCCGGCGATCGGGTGAGTTCGCGAAAACCAGTCATTGTTACCGAAGGTTTCATCTGGCTACAAATGCCCACACGTTCCCTTGCGATCCGATTACCGGCGTCCGTCATACGATTAGCATGGCGCATGCCCGGCACGCGCACGCCGGTGGTTTATGATTGACGTCTTCCTGCCTCACTCATCGATTTTCCCGTCCGTCATGCCGCCACTTCAATTCACCCTCACGGGCGACTTCGTCGAACTTCACAATCTGCTCAAGCTGATGGGCCTCGCGGACAGCGGCGGCGCCGCGAAGGCACGCGTCGCCATGGGCGATGTCACCGTCGACGGAAAAGTGGAACTGCGCAAGACGTGCAAGATTCGCGCGGGTCAGAAGGTCCAGCTCGACGGCCAGATCATTCGCGTGCGCGCGCCGGAATGACGCGCTGCGGCTTGACGGAGCGCCGCATCGGCCACGCCGGGCGAGTTCCGAAAAGCCGGGGATAGCGGGCGCGTCATCGACAGGTTGCACGCAAGGCAATAAGCTAGTCGTCTTTCGTTCCGGTTTCAGCGCCGGGAATTTGCGCGGATTCGACGCGGTATTGGCTTTTGTCCCCGCCCGCCGCCTTCGATCCGTTTAATACGCCTTCAATCATGCAACCCCAAATCACGCGCGCCGCCCGCGCGCATCAAGGACCGCCCAGCCTGTCGCGTCACGCTATCGACACCGCGCGGCTCGCTGCGCCGCTCGCCATCGCGCAGCTTTCGCAAATGGCGATGGGCGTCACCGACACCATCCTGCTCGGCTCGCTCGGCCCCGACGCGCTCGCCGCGGGCGGCCTCGGCGCGAATCTCTTTTTCGTCGTGGTGACTTTGCTGCAGGGCGTGCTGACGTCGGTGTCCGTGTCGGTCGCGCACGCGCGCGGCGCGAACGCGGACGAACGCGTGCCGGGCATCTACTGGACCGGGCTCGTGCTCTCCGTGCTGCTCGCCGTGCCCGCATTCGTGCTGCTGAGCTACGCCGAGCCGATCCTGCTCGCGTTCCACGAACCGGCGACGCTCGCGAAGAACGTCGGCGAATATTGCGCGGTGCTGCGCTGGGGGACGCCCGGAAGTCTGATCGGCGTCGGCATGATGCGCGCGTTTCTGCCCGCGATCGGCGCGGCGCGCCGGCTTCTGTGGGTGTCGATCGGCGGCGTGTTCGTCAACGGCTTTCTCAACTACGGCCTGATTCACGGCGCCTGGGGCCTGCCGCGCGAAGGCTTCCTCGGCTCGGCCGCGGCGACCGCCATCACGGTCTGGGGCATCGCGATCGCGCTCGTTTTGCTGCTGCATCTGCGCCCGCGCTACCGCCATTTCGTGAGCCGCGCGCGCCCGCGCCTGCCGCTGATGGGCGAGCTTTTCGGCATCGGCTGGCCGGTCGCGATCACCTACGGCGTCGAATCGACACTCTTTCTCGCCACCGGCATGATGGTCGGCCTGCTCGGCGAAGGGCCGCTCGCCGCGCATCAGATCGCGCTCAATGTGGCGTCCGTCGCGTTCATGGTGCCGCTCGCGATCGGCCAGGCGGCCAACGTGCGCGTCGGCTACTGGGTCGGCGCGGGTGTGCCGCTCGCCGCGCGCCATGCGGGCTTCGTCGCGCTGGCGCTGGGCGTCGGCTTCATGGTGTGCTCGGGGCTCGTGCTGATCACCGTGCCGCGCGCGATCGTCGGGCTGTATCTGCATCTCGACGATCCCGCCAACGCGCACACCGTCGCGCTCGCGGCGTCGCTGCTCGGCGTGGCGGCGGTGTTCCAGATCGTCGACGGCATGCAGACGGTCGGCTCCGGCTGCCTGCGCGGTCTCCGTGACACACGCATACCGATGCTCGCCGCCGCGTTCGGCTACTGGGGCGTCGGCTTTCCGACCGCCTATGTGCTCGCGTTTCACTTCGAACTGGGTCCGAAAGGCCTGTGGTGGGGACTCGCGGCGGGCCTGGCGAGCGTCGCCGTGCTGATGACGCTGCGGTTTCATCGCATCAGCCGGAAGTTCATCGAGACCGGCGTCGCGCCCGTGCCCGAAGACGCCGCTGCGGCAAGTGCGGCGCCGCACGGCCACGCTTGAAAACACGCGGGATAAGCACCGCAGCCGCGCACCGATATACATAGCAGGAATGCTTGGTTGGCCCGCTCGACGCGCATTGCTACGATGAACTCGTCTCCTCCTTGAGACATCTGTGACAGGGGTTGTCAGCCCGCTCTCAGCCAGCGGGCTTTTTTTCGTCCATGCGCTTCGTGTTTTGCTCTGTCGATGGCGCTCGTGCGGCGTAAAACACGCCCCCGCTCCGATTTCCCATAGAATAATTTCGAGATACGGCCCGAGAACGCTCCTTGCTTCATCGTGCCGACAATGCGAAATCAAGAGGAATCGAAGTGTCGGAAAGCCGGGGAAAGCTGGAAGCTGGACAAGATGGCGTAGATCGCGAAGACATCAAACAGCGGGTCACGCCCAATCGAAAACTCGGCGCCATCGTGCGCCACGCGGCCGCTGCCGTCGCGTTGACGATGCTCGCCGCCTGCGCGACGCGTCCGCCCGCGACGGCCTTCGATCGCCCGGTGAGCCACGCGCTGCCCGCGAGCGGGCCGACGCCGCTCGCCACCGCCCTCGCGCCGCTCGAACAGGCGCATCCGGATCAGTCAGCCGTGCGGCTGCTGCCCACCGGCACCGACGCGCTGCAGGCCCGCATCGCGCTGGCCCGCGCGGCGACCAAGACGCTCGACATGCAGTACTACATCGCCGAGGAAGACAACACCGGCAAGCTCCTGCTCGGCGCCGCGCTCTATGCGGCGGATCGCGGCGTGCGCGTGCGCATGCTCGTCGACGATCTGAACTTCAAGGACATCGACCGGATCATGGCGGCGCTCAACTCGCACGACAACATCGAGATCCGCGTCTTCAACCCGTTCGGCAGCGCGCAGCGCAGTTTCTCCGAGCGCACGCAGAACGTCTTCACGAACCTCGGCCACTTCACGCGCCGCATGCACAACAAGGCGATGATCGCGGATAACCAGATCGTGATCGTCGGCGGGCGCAATCTCGGCGACGAATACTTCAGCGCGAGCCCGACGCTGCAATTCCGCGATCTCGACGTGTTCGCCGCCGGCCCGGTCGCGCAGAAAGTGTCCGCGAGTTTCGACGACTACTGGAACAGCTCGCTCGCCTATCCGCTGCGCGCGCTCAACAAGCAGAAGTTCGATCCGTCCGAACTCGACAAAACCCGCGACGACCTGCGCGCTCACTGGCGCGCGCAGGCCGAGCCGCTGAACGCGAAGCCGCTCAACGCGACGCCGCTCGCGCAGCAGATCGCGCGCGAGCAAATGGGCCTCGTCTGGGCGCCGACCGAATTCTGGGTCGACTCGCCGGGGAAGATCGAACATCCGAGCGACGACTATAAAAGCCCGCCGATGGAGCGACTGCGCAGCCTGCTGACCGACGCGCAGCGCGAATTCCTGATCCTCTCGCCCTACTTCGTGCCGCACGATACCGGCGTGCAGGCGCTCGCGGAACTCACGCGCCGCCGCGTGCGCGTCGCGGTGCTGACCAACTCGCTCGCCGCGACCGATGCCGTCGCGGTGCAGGCGGGCTATGCGCCGTATCGCATTCCGCTGTTGCAGAACGGCGTCGAATTGTACGAATTCAAGCCGATTCAGATCGAAGGCGAAGGCAGTCCGAGCGCGGGCCTCTTCGGCTCGCAGTCGCGGGCGAGCCTGCATGCGAAGGCTTATGTCATCGATCGGAGTATTCTCGTGATCGGCTCGATGAATCTCGATCCGCGCTCGGCGAAACTCAATACCGAACTCGCGCTCGTGATCCATGACAAACGCATCGCCGAGGAAGCCGCGCAACTGTTTGAGCGCAGCACGTCGCCGCAGGTCAGCTGGCAGGTGCATCTGGCGAGCGCGGCGGTCATGGAAGAACTCCGGCGCACGGGGTCGCCGCAATCAGGCCTCGTCTGGACGACCGAGCGCGACGGCAGCCTCGTCACCTACAATTTCGATCCCGAGGCGGGTTTTTATCGCAACGCGATGACGGGCCTCTTCATGCTGCTGCCTGTCGACAAGCAGCTCTGAACTCACCGGAAGCACATACTTCGCGAGGAGCTTGACGCCATGACACACGACGCGCAAGGCGACGTACGGATGGAAAAAGACACGTTCGGCGAGATTGCCGTGCCGAACGGCAAGCTATGGGGCGCGCAGACCCAGCGCTCGCTGCAGAACTTCAAGATTTCGACGGAAAAGCAGTCGCCCGAGTTGATCACCGCGCTCGCGATCATCAAGCACGCCGCCGCCGAAGTGAACGAAGGGCTCAAGGTGCTCGACGCGAAGAAGGCGCGCGCGATCATGGAGGCGGCGCAGGAGATCATCGACGGCAAGCATCCCGACGAATTTCCGCTCGCCGTGTGGCAGACCGGCTCCGGCACGCAGACCAACATGAACCTCAACGAGGTGATCGCCAATCGCGCGAGCGAGATCCTGGGCGGACCGCGCGGCGAGGAGCGTCTCGTGCATCCGAACGACGACGTGAATCGCGGCCAGTCGTCGAACGACGTGTTTCCGACGGCGATGCACGTCGCGGTGGCGTATGGCATCGTCAAGCATCTCGTGCCGTCGCTGAAGACGTTGCGCGAGACGCTGCATCAGAAGGCGCGCGCGTTCGACAAGATCGTGAAGATCGGCCGCACGCACTTGCAGGATGCGACGCCGCTCACGCTCGGCCAGGAATTTTCGGGCTATGTCGCGCAGATCGATCAGGGCATTCGCCACGTGGAGGCGTCGCTGCCGCATCTGTATCAGCTCGCGCAGGGCGGCACGGCGGTCGGCACGGGACTGAACGCGCATCCGGAATTCGCGGTGAAGGTCGCGCAGGCGATCGGCAAGCTCACCGGGCTGCCCTTCGAGACCGCGCCGAACAAGTTCGAGGTGATGGCCGCGGCCGATGCGCTCGTCGCCGCTCACGGCGCGCTGAAAACGGTCGCCGCGAGCCTGATGAAGATCGCCAACGACATCCGCTGGCTCGCGAGCGGTCCGCGCTGCGGGCTCGGCGAACTGTCGATTCCGGAGAACGAACCCGGCAGCTCGATCATGCCGGGCAAGGTGAACCCGACTCAGTCCGAAGCCGTCACGATGCTCTGCTGCCAGGTGTTCGGCAATGATGTCGCGGTGAATTTCGGCGGCGCGAGCGGCAACTTCGAGCTGAATGTGTTCCGGCCGATGATCGCGCATAACGTGCTGCAATCGATTCGCCTGCTCGCCGACGGCGCGCAGAGCTTCAACGACAACTGCGCGGTGGGCATCGAGCCGAACGAGAAGCGCATCGACAGTCTGCTGAACGAATCGCTGATGCTCGTGACGGCGCTCAATCCGCACATCGGCTACGACAAGGCCGCGAAGATCGCCAAGAAGGCGCACAAGGAAGGCACGACGCTCAAGGCGTCCGCGCTCGCGCTCGGCTTCGTGACCGAGCAGCAGTTCGACGACTGGGTCAAGCCGGGGGATATGGTCGGGAAGTAGGCGCGCGACGCCTCGTTTGACGCGGCGGGTTCACACCTTGCCCGCCGCGACCTCTTCCGGCTTCAGCTCGACGATCGCGTCGAGCGCGTCCTTCACGTCCATCGCGTAACGGGCGAGACGTTTCTCTTCTTCCGTTTCCGGCACGAAGGACGGCACGGGCGTTGGCTGCCCTTTTTCATCGACGGCGACGAAAACCATCAGGCAATCGGTCGTCTGCTGCAACTCGCCGACTTTCGGGTCGCCCGCGTGCACGGAAATATGGATGTGCATGCTGGTGCGCCCGGTCGAGACCACGCGCGCGCGCAACTCCACGAGATTGCCGACGAGAATCGGCCGTCGAAAACGGATATTGCCGACGCTCACCGTCACCGCGTAACGTCCGGACCACATCGCCGCACACGCGTAGGCGGTTTCGTCGATCCATTTCATCAGCGCGCCGCCATGCACTTTGCCGCCGAAGTTCACCGAAGTCGGCTCGGCGAGAAAGCGGAAAATGGTTTCGGCGCGGCTTTTCGGCACCGCGGGAATGGGGGATGAAGTCGGCGTGTTCATGGGGGCGTCCGGCGGTTGTTCGTCTCTTTGCGGAAATGCGCCGAGAGATAGCGGATTATAGGGTCCGCAATATTCAATCGTGGACAGTAATGCCCCGGTCGATGGTGCCGTACATGGTGATGCTGCCGCCCCCGCCCGCCGATGACGCTCCGCCCGCACCGCCCGCACAACCCGCGCACAGCACCAGCACGCCGAGCAAGCCTGAAACAATGAGTCTGGACATACGAATTTCTCCTGCCGTATCGAACTGCAAGCGTCCATCATAGCGCCGGCGTTGTGCATCGACATTTCGGCGTGCGGTGAAACATCGGTTGCCGGGCCGCGTTAAAGTGGGCAGACCGACTACTTCGCCCGATACGGACATCGCCATGAATTCCGCACTCGCCGACGCCGATTCCCGCTCCCGCCACTTTCCCGGGCTGTCGCGCATCGGCGCGCTGATCGCCGATCCGGGCCGCGCCGCCATGCTCTGGTCGCTGATGGACGGCACCGCGCGCCCCGCCGGCGAACTGACGATGATCGCGGGGCTATCGCCGTCGGCGGCGAGCGGCCATCTCGCGCGCCTGACCGAGGGCGGGCTGCTCGCGCTCGAAGTGAGCGGCCGGCACCGCTACTACCGCATCGCGACCGCCGATATCGCCGCGGCTATCGAGGCGCTCGCCAATCTCGCGCGGGCGAGTGCGCCGCAACGCGCGCCCGAGCGGCCGCCGTCCGCGGTGCCGGTGGAGATGCGTTTCGCGCGCACCTGCTACGACCATCTGGCGGGCGAACTGGCGGTGCGGATTTTCGAGCGGATGATCGCGCGCAACTGGCTCGCCGCCGACGACGAGCGCGAGCAGGCCCACGGTCCCGCCGCGCTCGACGCAACGCCCGAAGGCGCGCGGGCGTTCGCCGAGCTGGGCATCGACCTGAAGGCGCAGCGTGCGCGGCGGCGGCGTTTCGCGTGTACGTGCATCGACTGGAGCGAGCGCCGGCCGCATCTCGGCGGCGCGCTGGGCGCGGCGTTTCTCGAGGCGTGCGAGTCGCGCGGCTGGATCGAGCACACGGCGCAGCGGCGCGTGCTGCGCGTGACGCCGTCGGGACACCGGCATTTCGACGGCTTTCTGGCGGCGCAATGAGCGGGCAATGAGCGGGCAATGAACCGGCGATAAAGCTTTGTTACGCGCACCTGCGCGCCGTTACAAACCGCATCGTACGGATACAGGCGCGGGCGATACATTGATCCGGTAGGCTGCGCGGGCTGACAGCGTCCAGATGGCGCACCGCGCGGCCGCCGGAGAATACGATGAAAATCAGAACGATCGCCGCCGCCACGCTGTGCGCGTGCGCAGTTTTTTCGACATCGGGGCCGGGAGCGCTTGCTCAAACCGCGCCGCCCGCAGTGGCCGCGCAGACAGATCAGGGCGATCCGCCCGGACGCATCGCGCGTCTGAACTACATGGCGGGCACTGTCACGACCGAGCCCGCCGGCGCATCCGACTGGTCGTACGCGCAGATCAACCGCCCGCTCACGACGGGCGACCAACTCTGGAACGACGAAAACGCGCGCTCGGAGCTGCACATCGGCTCTACGGCGGTGCGGCTCGGCTCATCGACGGCGCTTTCGGTCCTCGCCCTCGACGACGCCACCGCGCAACTCAAGATCGCCCAGGGCACGCTGTCGACGCGCGTGCGCGACATGCCGCCCGGCTCGACCTACGAGATCGATACGCCGAACCTGGCGCTCGCCGTGACGACGCCCGGCGACGTACGCGTGGACGTCGCGCCCGATGGCCGCGCGACCACCGTGACAGTGCGCAGCGGCGGCGCCACCGCGTATGGCGACGGCGCGGCGGTGCAACTCGCGGGCGGCCAGCAGGTCACGTTCGAAGGCACGAATCTCCAGCAGGCATCGGCGAACGCGGCGCCCGCGCCGGACGCATTCGATCAATGGAGCGCGGGCCGCGACGCGAACGAGGATCGCTCGATATCGGCGCGATACGTGTCGCGCGACATTCCCGGCTACCAGGACCTCGATGCCAACGGCACGTGGCGCACGGATCCGTCATACGGAGCGGTCTGGGTGCCGAATGCGGTATCCGCCGACTGGGCGCCGTATCGCGCAGGACACTGGGCGTGGCAGGCGCCGTGGGGCTGGACCTGGATCGACGATGCGCCCTGGGGCTTCGCGCCGTATCACTACGGACGCTGGGCGTATGTCGGAACGCAGTGGGCGTGGGTGCCCGGTCCGATGGCTGCTGGAGCGCCGCCCGCTTATGCGCCTGCGCTGGTCGGCTTCGTCGGGGATGGCGGTAGCGGCGTCGACTGGAACGTCGCACTGACGGTGGGCGGCGTCGCGGCGGCGGGGCTCGCGTGGTTTCCGCTCGCGCCGGGGGAAGCCTGGCATCCGCATCGCGACGGATGGAGTCCGCGTTACTACGAGCGCGTGAACCGCTCGGTGTACGTGCATAACACGTTCATCAACTATCGCGCGCCGCGCGGGCTCACCGCCCTGCCCGCCAATGCGTTCGTGCATGGCCAGCCGGTCGGACGCAGGCCGTATGCGGTCGATCCGTCGCGCTGGCGCAATCCGCGCTTCTTTGCAGGCGCGCCGGGCATTGCGCCGACACGCGACAGCTTCGCGCCCGGTGCGCGGCGCGCGGATTACCGGCCGCCGCAGGGCGGCTTCGCGCGCCCGGTCGTGGCGACGCGCGCGCCGGTCGCACCGCCGGCTTTTCATGACCGCTTCGCGCAGCAAGGGGGCGGCCACGGAGCCGGAGCGCCACGGGTCGATAATGTGCGTCTCGTCGCAACCCACGGGCCGGCGCGCGCAGTGATCGCGGGCGGCGCGGGCAATGGTCCCGGTGGACCGAATCGCCTTGATGGTCGCAATGCACCGCATGCGCCGACGCCAGGCTCGCCTCAGCGCCCGGCATTCGCGGCGGCGCCCGGCGTCGCGCAGCCGATGCAGGCAGCGCAACCGCATGGCAACAATGTCCCGCGTCCGCCGCAGCAAGCGCAGTTCGGCGGCGATCCGCGCTTCTCGCACGGCGATGCATCGCATGGGCGAGCCGTTCCGAACGATACGCACGGCAGGCCGTCGCAGCAGGTTCAGGTTCAGGCTTTCCAGCATGGAGCCCCGCCCACGCAAGCGGCGCCGCAGCAACAGCAACGGCCGCCGGACGCGTACCACGCGTACCATCAGGCGCACGCCGAATCGCCGCACGCGCAGATGATGCCCGCCCAACAGCCGCGTCACGAGATGCCGCAGCAGCGTCCGCAAGAGCGTCCGCAACAGGAAGCGCAACGGCCGCAGTTCCATCAGGAGCCACAACGTCAGCCGATGCATCAGGAAGCGCGTCAGGCGCCGCCGCAGATGCAGCACCAGGAGCCACGTCAGGCGCAACAAGCGCACCAAGCGCAACCGCATCAGCCACCGCAACAAGCCCAACAGCCGCAACAACAACGCGGCGGCAACGGCAACGACCATCGCGGTTGAAACCCCGCGCCACAAACGAAAACGCGCGGCCCGAGAGCCGCGCGTTTTCACATCGATGAAACGAAGCCGGGACTTACACCGCCATCGGCGCGGTGAGCGCCTCGTGGTGCTTGTACCCTTCCAGCGCGAAATCCGACGGCTCGATCTTCTCGAGCCACTCCGGCTCGTAGCGCTTCGTGACCGCGTAATCCGGCACGCGGTCCGAAATGATCAGTTGCGGCGACGCATACGGCTCGCGCTTCAACTGCTCCTTCAGCATGTCGAGCTGATTCTCGTAGATGTGCGCATCGCCGATAAAGTAGGTGAACCAGCGCGGCGTGAAACCCGTCAGGCGGCCGACGAGATGCAGCAGCGCCGCGCCTTCGGTCAGGTTGAACGGCGTGCCGAGCCCGACATCGTTGCTGCGAATGTACAGACACAGCGAAATTTCGCGCGTCACCGCATTCGGGATGAACTGATACAACAGATGGCACGCGGGCAGCGCGATTTCGTCGAGCTTCGCCGGATTCCACGCATGAAACAGGATGCGCCGGTCGGTCGGACGCTCGATGATCGTGTCGAGACACTGCCGCAACTGGTCGATGGCCTTGTACAGCAGCACCTGCTCGCGCCCGTTCTCGACGAAGCTCGTGACAAGCTGATAGCCGCGATTGGTCGCGTCGGCGATCTGATCGCCCGCGGCGGCATCGACGAGCTTGTAGGCGGGCCACTTGCGCCACTGCACGCCGTAGACATCGCCGAGATCGTCCGGCCCCTGGCGATACGGATTCTCGAGCCACTGCGGGTTTTCGTTCGCGTTCGCGTCCCAGACCTTGCAGCCGAGCGCGCGAAAATCCGCCGCGCTTTTCGACGCCCGCAGAAAGCCCACCAGTTCGCCGATCGCCGACTTGAACGCGAGCTTCTTGGTCGTCACGGCGGGAAAGCCCTGCTGCAGATCGAAGCGCAGCATTGCGCCGGGCATGCTGATCGTGCGGATGCCCGTGCGGTTTTCCTGCCATGTGCCGGTATCGAGGATCGTCTGGACGAGCTCGAGATACTGTTTCATTCGATGTTCCTTGGGGTGTACCGCGCGCCGTCACGAACGGAAGGCCTAAAGAGAGATTTTACCAAGCGCGGGGTATGCGCGCTCTAATGCGCCAACGCGCCAATACGAAAACGGGCGCCCGAAAGCGCCCGTCCGATGAGCCGAAAATTCGATCAGCCGCGCGTCGCGTGCTCCGGCGGCACATCGACTTCGATATGCCGCATGCCGTGCGCCGACAGCAGCCGGTACAACGTCACGCGCGAGATGCCGAGTTCGTGGGCCGCATCGCCGAGACGCCCGCGATGCCGCAGCAGCGCCAGTTCGATCGCCTGCCGCTCGGCCGCCTCGCGCGCCTGCGCCAGCGACACCGGCGCCACTTCCACGTATTCGCCCAGTTCGAGATCGCGCGCCGTGATCTGACGCCCTTCCGACATCACGATCGCGCGCCGCACGCGGTTGATCAGCTCGCGCACGTTGCCCGGCCAGCCATAGTTGTGGATCGCCGCGATCGCGTCCGGCGAGAAGCCGCGCAGACGCCGGCTCGCGTCCTTCTTGAAGCGGTCGAGCATATGCTTCGCGAGCAGCTCGATGTCCTTGCCGCGCGCGCGCAGCGGCGGCTCGTCGATCTGCAGCACGCACAGACGGTGATACAAGTCGGCGCGGAAACGCCCTTCGATCATCGCGGTCTGCATGTCGACGTGCGTCGCCGAAATGATGCGCACGTCCACCGGCGTCGAGCCGTGACCGCCCAGGCGCTCGACCTTGCGTTCCTGCAGGAAACGCAGCAGGCTCGCCTGGCTTTCGAGCGGCAGATCGCCGATTTCATCGAGGAACAGCGTGCCGCCGTTGGCCGCTTCCACGCGGCCGATCTTGCGCTGATTCGCGCCCGTGAACGCGCCGCGCTCGTAGCCGAAAAGCTCGGATTGCAGCAGATGCGCGGGAATTGCGCCGCAGTTGATCGCCACGAAAGGCTGATCGCGGCGCGCCGAACGTTCGTGGATGGCGACCGCCGTGAGTTCCTTGCCCGTGCCCGATTCGCCGGAGATGAACACCG
It encodes the following:
- a CDS encoding RNA-binding S4 domain-containing protein produces the protein MPPLQFTLTGDFVELHNLLKLMGLADSGGAAKARVAMGDVTVDGKVELRKTCKIRAGQKVQLDGQIIRVRAPE
- a CDS encoding MATE family efflux transporter, whose amino-acid sequence is MQPQITRAARAHQGPPSLSRHAIDTARLAAPLAIAQLSQMAMGVTDTILLGSLGPDALAAGGLGANLFFVVVTLLQGVLTSVSVSVAHARGANADERVPGIYWTGLVLSVLLAVPAFVLLSYAEPILLAFHEPATLAKNVGEYCAVLRWGTPGSLIGVGMMRAFLPAIGAARRLLWVSIGGVFVNGFLNYGLIHGAWGLPREGFLGSAAATAITVWGIAIALVLLLHLRPRYRHFVSRARPRLPLMGELFGIGWPVAITYGVESTLFLATGMMVGLLGEGPLAAHQIALNVASVAFMVPLAIGQAANVRVGYWVGAGVPLAARHAGFVALALGVGFMVCSGLVLITVPRAIVGLYLHLDDPANAHTVALAASLLGVAAVFQIVDGMQTVGSGCLRGLRDTRIPMLAAAFGYWGVGFPTAYVLAFHFELGPKGLWWGLAAGLASVAVLMTLRFHRISRKFIETGVAPVPEDAAAASAAPHGHA
- a CDS encoding phospholipase D family protein, producing the protein MLAACATRPPATAFDRPVSHALPASGPTPLATALAPLEQAHPDQSAVRLLPTGTDALQARIALARAATKTLDMQYYIAEEDNTGKLLLGAALYAADRGVRVRMLVDDLNFKDIDRIMAALNSHDNIEIRVFNPFGSAQRSFSERTQNVFTNLGHFTRRMHNKAMIADNQIVIVGGRNLGDEYFSASPTLQFRDLDVFAAGPVAQKVSASFDDYWNSSLAYPLRALNKQKFDPSELDKTRDDLRAHWRAQAEPLNAKPLNATPLAQQIAREQMGLVWAPTEFWVDSPGKIEHPSDDYKSPPMERLRSLLTDAQREFLILSPYFVPHDTGVQALAELTRRRVRVAVLTNSLAATDAVAVQAGYAPYRIPLLQNGVELYEFKPIQIEGEGSPSAGLFGSQSRASLHAKAYVIDRSILVIGSMNLDPRSAKLNTELALVIHDKRIAEEAAQLFERSTSPQVSWQVHLASAAVMEELRRTGSPQSGLVWTTERDGSLVTYNFDPEAGFYRNAMTGLFMLLPVDKQL
- the fumC gene encoding class II fumarate hydratase, yielding MTHDAQGDVRMEKDTFGEIAVPNGKLWGAQTQRSLQNFKISTEKQSPELITALAIIKHAAAEVNEGLKVLDAKKARAIMEAAQEIIDGKHPDEFPLAVWQTGSGTQTNMNLNEVIANRASEILGGPRGEERLVHPNDDVNRGQSSNDVFPTAMHVAVAYGIVKHLVPSLKTLRETLHQKARAFDKIVKIGRTHLQDATPLTLGQEFSGYVAQIDQGIRHVEASLPHLYQLAQGGTAVGTGLNAHPEFAVKVAQAIGKLTGLPFETAPNKFEVMAAADALVAAHGALKTVAASLMKIANDIRWLASGPRCGLGELSIPENEPGSSIMPGKVNPTQSEAVTMLCCQVFGNDVAVNFGGASGNFELNVFRPMIAHNVLQSIRLLADGAQSFNDNCAVGIEPNEKRIDSLLNESLMLVTALNPHIGYDKAAKIAKKAHKEGTTLKASALALGFVTEQQFDDWVKPGDMVGK
- a CDS encoding acyl-CoA thioesterase encodes the protein MNTPTSSPIPAVPKSRAETIFRFLAEPTSVNFGGKVHGGALMKWIDETAYACAAMWSGRYAVTVSVGNIRFRRPILVGNLVELRARVVSTGRTSMHIHISVHAGDPKVGELQQTTDCLMVFVAVDEKGQPTPVPSFVPETEEEKRLARYAMDVKDALDAIVELKPEEVAAGKV
- a CDS encoding ArsR/SmtB family transcription factor, with product MNSALADADSRSRHFPGLSRIGALIADPGRAAMLWSLMDGTARPAGELTMIAGLSPSAASGHLARLTEGGLLALEVSGRHRYYRIATADIAAAIEALANLARASAPQRAPERPPSAVPVEMRFARTCYDHLAGELAVRIFERMIARNWLAADDEREQAHGPAALDATPEGARAFAELGIDLKAQRARRRRFACTCIDWSERRPHLGGALGAAFLEACESRGWIEHTAQRRVLRVTPSGHRHFDGFLAAQ